Proteins found in one Nocardia brasiliensis ATCC 700358 genomic segment:
- a CDS encoding alpha/beta fold hydrolase, whose amino-acid sequence MSNANNLLEPAPLRLRGSGGLELVADQFGPIDGPLVVFLHGGGQTRHSWKQTGVKLAASGMRVVTLDARGHGDSAWSADGDYRRDTMVRDLLLVLEQLGAPAVVVGASMGGITGLLATAVPGAPIKALVLVDIVTRPEQAGVARVIDFLGRHRDGFDSLEQVADAVAEYLPHRPRPENTDGLRRNLRQRDGRWYWHWDPDMLAGRVEDASEMVDQMESAARRLTMPVLLVRGLQSDVVSAEGAAAFQELVPHAELVEIGGAAHTAAGDNNDSFTDAVAKFVLRNEQ is encoded by the coding sequence GTGAGTAATGCGAACAATCTGCTCGAGCCCGCGCCGCTGCGGCTGCGTGGTTCGGGTGGTCTCGAGCTAGTTGCCGACCAATTCGGCCCGATCGACGGCCCGCTCGTGGTGTTCCTGCACGGCGGCGGGCAGACCAGGCACTCGTGGAAGCAGACCGGCGTGAAGCTGGCCGCCTCCGGCATGCGGGTGGTCACCCTGGATGCGCGCGGGCACGGTGACAGCGCATGGTCCGCGGACGGTGACTACCGCCGCGACACCATGGTTCGAGATCTTTTGCTGGTGTTGGAGCAGCTCGGTGCGCCCGCCGTCGTGGTGGGGGCCAGTATGGGCGGGATCACCGGGCTGCTCGCCACCGCGGTCCCCGGCGCACCGATCAAGGCGCTGGTGCTCGTCGACATCGTGACCAGGCCGGAGCAGGCCGGGGTGGCGCGGGTGATCGACTTTCTCGGCCGGCATCGGGACGGCTTCGACTCGCTCGAGCAGGTCGCCGACGCCGTCGCCGAATATCTGCCGCATCGTCCGCGGCCGGAGAACACCGACGGGCTGCGACGCAATCTGCGACAGCGCGACGGTCGCTGGTACTGGCACTGGGATCCGGACATGCTGGCCGGCCGGGTCGAGGACGCCTCGGAGATGGTCGATCAGATGGAGTCGGCGGCCCGCCGGCTGACCATGCCCGTGCTGCTGGTGCGCGGCTTGCAGTCCGATGTGGTGAGCGCCGAGGGAGCCGCCGCCTTCCAGGAACTGGTGCCGCACGCGGAGTTGGTCGAGATCGGCGGTGCCGCGCATACCGCGGCGGGCGACAACAACGATTCGTTCACCGACGCGGTCGCCAAGTTCGTGCTGCGCAACGAACAGTAG